Proteins encoded together in one Peribacillus asahii window:
- a CDS encoding dioxygenase family protein produces MRPSLFLSHGTPWLTIEDNRYTEFLKEYVAQHERPDAIVIISSHWNRCDQAVSAVKKHDISCDFIGHPDKVTQITYPAAGNIELSDQVLTLLSRVDIFGEFDENRPLDYGSWVPLHIMYPEADIPVVSLSINPTLSLAKQYEIGKSLAALKEENVLIIASGGIVYNLDHIQYEMNVVEGWAIRFVEWIEEHVMNWNLKALFQFQEEAPFAFDAVPNISELIPLIIAMGTGDEQRTPTLLHRSFQFGNVSLSAFEF; encoded by the coding sequence ATGAGACCTTCACTATTTTTATCCCATGGGACACCATGGCTAACAATCGAGGACAATCGATATACGGAATTTTTAAAAGAATATGTCGCTCAACATGAAAGGCCAGATGCGATTGTTATCATTTCTAGTCATTGGAATAGATGCGATCAGGCTGTTTCTGCTGTCAAAAAACATGATATTAGTTGTGATTTTATTGGCCATCCGGATAAGGTGACACAAATCACCTATCCGGCAGCTGGTAATATCGAGCTCTCTGATCAAGTTCTTACTCTATTATCTCGTGTAGATATATTTGGAGAATTTGATGAGAATAGACCGCTAGATTATGGAAGTTGGGTGCCGCTACATATTATGTATCCAGAGGCTGATATACCGGTTGTTTCGCTATCGATTAATCCAACCTTATCTTTAGCAAAACAATACGAAATTGGTAAGTCTCTTGCTGCATTAAAAGAGGAAAATGTATTAATTATTGCAAGTGGTGGAATTGTATATAATTTGGATCATATTCAGTATGAGATGAATGTTGTTGAAGGCTGGGCTATTCGATTTGTTGAATGGATAGAGGAGCACGTTATGAATTGGAATTTAAAAGCGCTGTTTCAGTTTCAAGAAGAGGCTCCTTTTGCTTTTGATGCAGTGCCGAACATTAGTGAATTGATTCCGCTAATCATTGCAATGGGAACCGGAGATGAACAAAGAACTCCTACGTTGTTACATCGAAGTTTTCAATTTGGGAATGTTAGTTTATCGGCTTTCGAATTCTAG
- a CDS encoding polysaccharide deacetylase family protein, producing the protein MIKTSIRMLLILISCLVVCMVFTIESGSGQTIPEELDPLIKSNQSLKKAYLTFDDGPSTNTMKILDILDRYQIKATFFVMGNKEAYAEKCYREIVARGHSIALHSYSHDYNVIYRSKKDFFQDLKRLELLLSANYGVKTHFVRLPGGSGNQLMYRAATRPIIKGILQELTDTGYVYVDWNVDSKDGISPLTSQQTITQNVLSNAKHHKQAIILLHDINSMKNTVKALPTIIEGLKEEGYIFDIIDETTPQIQFN; encoded by the coding sequence ATGATAAAAACATCTATTCGTATGTTGTTAATTTTAATTAGTTGCCTAGTTGTATGTATGGTTTTTACTATAGAGTCTGGATCAGGGCAGACAATTCCGGAGGAGTTAGATCCACTCATAAAGTCCAATCAGTCATTGAAGAAGGCTTATTTGACGTTCGATGATGGACCTTCGACAAATACAATGAAGATACTGGATATTTTAGATCGATATCAAATAAAAGCTACTTTTTTTGTGATGGGAAATAAAGAAGCCTATGCGGAGAAATGTTATCGAGAAATCGTTGCAAGAGGTCATTCGATTGCGCTGCATTCTTATTCTCATGATTATAATGTCATTTATCGTTCAAAAAAAGATTTCTTTCAAGACTTAAAAAGATTAGAATTATTACTAAGCGCCAATTATGGAGTTAAAACCCATTTTGTCCGCCTTCCAGGGGGATCCGGTAATCAACTTATGTATCGAGCAGCTACGAGACCTATTATAAAAGGGATATTGCAGGAGTTAACAGATACTGGGTATGTGTATGTAGATTGGAATGTGGATTCAAAAGATGGAATAAGTCCGTTAACGAGTCAGCAAACCATTACCCAAAATGTACTGAGTAATGCGAAGCATCATAAGCAGGCTATTATTTTACTACATGACATCAATAGTATGAAAAATACTGTAAAAGCTCTTCCAACAATTATTGAAGGATTAAAGGAAGAGGGGTATATATTTGATATAATTGATGAAACGACGCCTCAAATACAGTTTAATTAA
- the metH gene encoding methionine synthase translates to MSKKSINEQLQSKILLLDGAMGTMLQAENLTAEDFGGEQYEGCNEYLTLTRPDVIQKIHEAYFAAGADIVETNTFGGTSIVLDEYNLGTLAYQLNKESAEIAVKACEVYSTEAWPRYVAGSMGPTTKTLSVTGGTTFDTLRECYEEQALGLIDGGVDLLLVETCQDMLNVKAAFLGIKGAFEKSGKELPIMISGTIEPMGTTLAGQSIEAFYLSCEHMKPISVGLNCATGPEFMIDHIRTLADLSNSAVSCYPNAGLPDEEGHYHESPTSLAEKMKQFAEKGWVNIIGGCCGTTPAHIEELSKVLQEVQPRQLPEQPHNHAVSGIEPLIYDDSMRPLFVGERTNVIGSRKFKELIRDKKFEQAAEIARAQVKTGAHVIDVCLADPDDDELGNMKAFVEEVVKKVKVPLVIDTTDELVLEQALKHSQGKAIINSINLEDGEERFEKIVPLIHKYGAAVVVGTIDEEGMAVDAERKLEIAKRSVDLLVNKYGLNPRDLIFDPLVFPVGTGDEQYIGSALETVKGIQAIKETFPDCLTILGVSNVSFGLPPRGREILNAVFMYHCTKAGLDYAIVNTEKLERFALIPEEEVKLAEALLFETSQETLATFTEFYRDKKVVKKDNMAKLPLDERLANYIIEGTKEGLIEDLDKALARGDAPLDIINGQLMKGMAEVGRLFNDNQLIVAEVLQSAEAMKAAVSHLEPLMENSEDSAKKGKMLIATVKGDVHDIGKNLVDIILSNNGFEVIDLGIKVTSQQIIEEVRKHEPTIIGLSGLLVKSAQQMVLTAQDLKQAGIDTPILVGGAALSRKFTDFKISPEYDGPVLYSKDAMDGLAVANVLHDPAQKEVFLEENNERRNKAIANAAIVATMEKPERKKAVAPAISAAPVKVPQDLKRHVLKDYAYDVVQPYINRQMLIGHHLGLKGKVAEMIKQGNEKAIALNDLVDELIGFIKNDEDYGLNSVFQFFPAQSDGDKVLVYNPDNHEEVLEEFDFPRQASSPNLCLADFLKPVSSGEMDYVGFFVATAGRGIRKWAEKWKAEGDFLKSHAIQALALETAEGFAERVHQVMRDAWGISDSIDMTMRERFAAKYIGQRFSFGYPACPNLEDQEKLFRLLKPEDIGVQLTEGCMMEPEASVSAIVFAHPEARYFNVEK, encoded by the coding sequence ATGAGTAAAAAGTCAATTAACGAACAACTACAATCAAAAATTCTATTACTGGATGGCGCAATGGGTACGATGCTACAAGCCGAAAATTTAACAGCTGAAGATTTTGGTGGAGAACAATATGAAGGCTGTAATGAATATTTAACGCTGACTCGTCCTGATGTGATTCAAAAAATCCATGAAGCGTATTTTGCTGCAGGTGCCGATATTGTTGAAACGAATACATTCGGGGGTACGAGTATTGTTTTAGATGAATACAATCTAGGTACACTTGCTTACCAGTTAAATAAAGAATCAGCAGAAATCGCTGTAAAAGCGTGTGAAGTATATTCAACAGAAGCTTGGCCAAGATATGTGGCAGGTTCAATGGGGCCAACAACGAAAACACTATCAGTTACAGGTGGAACGACTTTTGATACATTAAGAGAGTGTTATGAAGAGCAAGCCCTTGGATTAATTGATGGAGGCGTCGATTTACTTCTCGTTGAAACATGTCAAGATATGCTAAATGTAAAAGCTGCTTTTTTAGGCATTAAAGGAGCCTTTGAGAAGAGTGGTAAGGAACTCCCGATTATGATTTCGGGAACGATTGAGCCAATGGGAACGACATTAGCTGGTCAATCCATTGAAGCGTTCTATCTTTCTTGCGAGCATATGAAACCAATTTCGGTCGGTTTAAATTGTGCGACAGGTCCGGAATTTATGATCGATCATATTCGGACATTAGCGGATTTATCAAATAGTGCGGTTAGCTGTTATCCGAATGCAGGGCTTCCGGATGAAGAAGGACATTATCATGAATCTCCAACTTCTCTTGCTGAGAAAATGAAGCAATTCGCAGAAAAAGGCTGGGTCAATATTATCGGTGGTTGTTGTGGGACGACACCAGCGCATATCGAAGAGTTATCGAAAGTGCTTCAAGAAGTTCAGCCGAGACAACTTCCAGAGCAGCCGCATAATCATGCTGTTTCTGGGATTGAACCGTTGATTTACGATGATTCAATGCGTCCGTTATTTGTCGGAGAACGTACGAATGTCATTGGCTCACGCAAATTTAAAGAATTAATACGCGATAAGAAGTTTGAACAAGCGGCTGAAATCGCCCGTGCTCAAGTGAAAACTGGAGCTCACGTTATTGATGTTTGTTTAGCAGACCCGGATGATGATGAATTAGGTAATATGAAAGCATTTGTTGAAGAAGTGGTTAAAAAAGTAAAAGTACCGCTCGTAATTGATACAACAGATGAACTTGTTTTAGAGCAAGCGTTAAAGCACTCTCAAGGTAAAGCCATTATCAATTCGATTAACTTAGAAGATGGAGAAGAGCGATTTGAGAAAATTGTTCCTCTTATTCATAAATATGGAGCGGCTGTCGTTGTCGGAACAATTGATGAAGAAGGTATGGCTGTTGATGCAGAACGTAAGCTGGAAATCGCTAAGCGGTCTGTAGATTTGCTCGTGAATAAATATGGATTAAATCCACGTGATTTAATTTTTGATCCACTTGTTTTTCCAGTTGGGACAGGGGATGAACAGTATATTGGATCAGCGCTAGAAACGGTAAAAGGTATTCAAGCGATTAAAGAAACGTTTCCAGATTGCTTAACGATTTTAGGAGTATCGAATGTTTCGTTTGGTTTACCACCGCGTGGCCGTGAAATTTTAAATGCAGTATTTATGTACCATTGTACAAAAGCAGGTCTTGATTATGCGATTGTCAATACAGAAAAATTAGAGCGTTTTGCTTTGATTCCAGAAGAGGAAGTGAAGTTAGCAGAAGCGCTTCTATTTGAGACTTCGCAAGAAACATTAGCGACCTTTACTGAGTTTTATCGAGATAAAAAAGTTGTGAAAAAGGACAATATGGCCAAGCTTCCATTAGATGAGCGTTTGGCGAATTATATTATTGAAGGAACAAAAGAAGGACTAATTGAGGATTTAGACAAGGCGCTTGCTCGTGGCGATGCGCCATTGGATATTATTAATGGTCAACTAATGAAAGGAATGGCTGAGGTAGGTCGTCTATTTAACGATAATCAGTTAATTGTGGCTGAAGTGCTTCAAAGTGCTGAAGCGATGAAGGCAGCAGTTTCTCATCTTGAGCCATTAATGGAGAATTCAGAAGACAGCGCGAAAAAAGGGAAAATGTTAATAGCCACTGTTAAAGGGGACGTACATGACATTGGGAAAAACTTAGTAGACATTATCCTATCGAATAACGGATTTGAAGTGATCGATTTAGGAATTAAAGTAACCTCCCAGCAAATTATTGAAGAAGTCCGTAAGCATGAGCCAACGATTATTGGTTTATCGGGCTTGTTAGTAAAATCGGCCCAACAAATGGTATTAACGGCGCAAGATTTAAAACAAGCGGGTATTGATACACCAATTTTAGTAGGTGGAGCAGCCTTATCACGTAAGTTTACTGATTTTAAAATCTCTCCAGAGTATGATGGACCAGTTCTATATTCAAAAGATGCAATGGATGGACTAGCTGTTGCCAATGTGTTGCATGACCCAGCGCAAAAAGAAGTATTTTTAGAAGAAAACAATGAGAGACGAAATAAAGCGATTGCTAATGCAGCGATTGTAGCGACGATGGAAAAACCGGAACGGAAAAAAGCTGTTGCTCCAGCGATTTCTGCTGCACCGGTTAAAGTGCCGCAAGATCTTAAACGACATGTTCTCAAAGATTATGCGTACGATGTCGTTCAACCATATATTAACCGTCAAATGTTAATTGGACATCATCTCGGGTTAAAAGGTAAAGTAGCCGAAATGATTAAACAAGGAAATGAAAAGGCGATTGCGCTGAATGATTTAGTTGACGAGTTAATTGGATTTATTAAAAACGATGAAGACTATGGATTAAATAGTGTTTTTCAATTCTTTCCTGCTCAAAGTGATGGAGATAAAGTATTAGTTTATAATCCAGATAATCATGAAGAGGTATTGGAAGAGTTCGACTTTCCAAGACAAGCAAGCAGCCCTAATTTATGTTTAGCTGACTTTTTGAAGCCTGTATCTTCAGGAGAAATGGATTATGTTGGTTTCTTTGTCGCAACAGCAGGTCGTGGTATTAGAAAATGGGCGGAGAAATGGAAGGCAGAAGGCGATTTCTTAAAAAGTCATGCGATTCAAGCACTTGCTCTTGAAACAGCAGAAGGCTTTGCTGAAAGAGTGCATCAGGTGATGAGGGATGCATGGGGCATTAGTGATTCAATCGATATGACAATGAGAGAGAGGTTTGCTGCTAAGTATATTGGACAGCGTTTCTCGTTTGGTTATCCTGCATGTCCTAATTTAGAAGATCAAGAAAAATTATTCCGATTATTAAAACCAGAAGATATTGGTGTTCAGTTAACGGAAGGTTGTATGATGGAGCCAGAGGCTTCTGTATCAGCTATTGTTTTTGCCCATCCAGAAGCACGCTATTTCAATGTAGAGAAATAA
- a CDS encoding bifunctional homocysteine S-methyltransferase/methylenetetrahydrofolate reductase encodes MEFRKELKQRILIGEGAMGTLLYSRGIDHCYEELNCTEPDQIEAIHRTYLDAGADILQSNTYGANFHKLKRYGLEDQVSQINRQGIAIAKKVAQGNAFVFGTIGASRSIRKSDLSLEEIKRSFREQLYSLLLESPDGLLFETYYDLEELETVLQIARQETNIPIITNVTLHELGNLQNGVQLNEAFKRLEQLGSDVVGLNCRLGPHHMIRALESVQLPSNAVLAAYPNASLPDYVDGRLVYDAAPEYFGSSALQLRDQGASIIGGCCGTTPQHITAMKAAVCDLAPIVEKKMQVTKVETIEVREQDRTPALYEKAKTERTILVELDPPKKLGIEEFMKGSRALKEAGVDTITLADNSLASPRISNAALGMLIKSQLDLNPLVHITCRDRNLIGLQSHLMGLQTLGLNEVLVITGDPSKIGDFPGATSVYDLSSFDLISLVKQFNEGLSYSGQSLGQKTNFKIAAAFNPNVKYLDRAVQRMEKKIECGAHSFLTQPIYSTSQIEEVYEATKHLETPIFVGIMPLTSTRNAEFIHNEVPGIKLPDHVRRAMAAAGNDPIQAQKEGVAIARELVDAAMDKFKGIYLITPFLRYEMTAELTRYIRTLDQTKTSEVAAYE; translated from the coding sequence ATGGAGTTTCGTAAAGAGCTAAAGCAAAGAATTTTAATTGGGGAAGGAGCAATGGGGACACTGTTGTATTCCCGTGGCATCGACCATTGTTATGAAGAATTAAACTGTACAGAGCCTGATCAAATTGAAGCGATTCATCGTACTTATTTGGATGCGGGTGCTGATATTTTACAATCGAATACGTATGGGGCGAATTTTCATAAATTAAAGCGCTATGGATTAGAAGATCAAGTGAGTCAAATCAATCGTCAAGGAATTGCGATTGCTAAAAAGGTTGCGCAAGGGAATGCGTTTGTGTTTGGAACGATTGGTGCTTCTAGAAGTATTAGAAAATCTGATTTAAGTTTAGAAGAAATTAAACGTAGTTTCCGTGAACAGCTATATAGTTTACTACTTGAAAGTCCTGATGGATTATTATTCGAAACATATTATGATTTAGAAGAATTGGAAACAGTGTTGCAAATTGCAAGACAAGAAACGAATATTCCGATTATTACAAATGTAACGTTGCATGAACTTGGGAATTTACAAAACGGTGTTCAGTTAAATGAAGCATTTAAGCGCTTAGAACAATTAGGTTCAGATGTAGTTGGGCTTAATTGTCGCTTAGGTCCGCACCATATGATTCGCGCTTTAGAATCTGTTCAACTTCCAAGCAATGCTGTGCTTGCAGCGTATCCTAATGCAAGTTTACCAGATTATGTGGACGGCCGATTAGTGTATGATGCGGCGCCGGAATACTTTGGCTCAAGTGCGCTTCAATTACGTGACCAAGGAGCATCCATTATTGGAGGATGTTGCGGTACGACACCGCAGCATATTACAGCAATGAAAGCAGCTGTTTGTGATTTAGCTCCAATCGTTGAGAAAAAAATGCAAGTAACGAAAGTGGAAACAATTGAAGTTCGGGAACAAGATCGCACCCCTGCTTTATATGAAAAAGCGAAAACAGAAAGAACGATTTTAGTAGAGCTAGATCCACCTAAGAAACTGGGAATCGAAGAGTTTATGAAAGGGTCTAGAGCTTTGAAAGAAGCTGGAGTTGATACGATTACGTTAGCGGATAATTCGCTCGCTTCCCCTAGGATTTCTAATGCAGCGTTGGGTATGTTAATTAAATCACAGCTTGATTTAAATCCGCTTGTGCATATTACATGTCGTGATCGAAACTTAATTGGATTACAGTCGCATTTAATGGGCCTACAAACCTTAGGATTAAATGAAGTATTAGTTATTACAGGAGATCCTTCAAAAATTGGCGATTTCCCGGGTGCAACATCTGTGTATGATTTATCTTCTTTTGATTTAATTAGTTTGGTTAAGCAGTTCAATGAAGGACTTTCGTATTCTGGACAAAGTCTTGGCCAAAAGACGAATTTTAAAATTGCTGCGGCTTTTAATCCAAATGTGAAATATTTAGATAGAGCGGTTCAACGAATGGAAAAGAAAATTGAATGCGGCGCTCATTCATTTTTAACACAGCCGATTTATTCCACTTCACAGATTGAAGAAGTATACGAAGCAACGAAGCATTTAGAGACACCTATTTTTGTCGGCATCATGCCGTTAACTAGTACCCGTAATGCCGAATTTATTCATAATGAAGTACCAGGAATTAAGTTGCCAGATCATGTTCGCCGGGCAATGGCAGCAGCAGGTAATGACCCAATTCAGGCGCAAAAAGAAGGTGTGGCAATCGCACGAGAACTTGTGGATGCGGCAATGGATAAATTTAAAGGTATTTATTTAATTACTCCATTCCTTCGTTATGAAATGACGGCGGAGTTAACGCGCTATATTAGAACGCTTGATCAAACAAAAACATCTGAGGTGGCAGCATATGAGTAA